Sequence from the Longimicrobiaceae bacterium genome:
GCTGGACACGGTGCGGAGGACGGAAGACGCCGTCGCGGCGCAACGCACCTACGAGCGGCGCGTGGACTCGGTTTTCGACGATCTGGTGGATTCGCTACCGCCCGCCGAACGCCGCGCCCTGGAGTATGCCGCGCTCCTCCCTGAGGACGAAATCTACCGCGACTGGCTCCCCGCATTCCTGTCTGCCGACGAGCAGGTGGAGGTGCCGGAGCCCCCCGGGCGCGAAGGTGAAGGTGCTTCAAGGGTGGTGGCCAAGCTCATCGAGCGCCGATTGCTTCGTGAGCTGAGAGACGAAGGCGCCGTTCTGGGCCTGCACCGCGTGTTGCGCCACCGCCTCTACGAGCGTCTCTCAAAAGAGAATGGGCAAGCCGCCCTCGTGGAGAGCATCTGCAAACTCGCGAGGTCCAGAGGTGTGGCGTCGCACGGTTGGGTGGAAGATCGCAGAGTTCGCGTCGAACTCAAGCCGCTCGCTGCACTCTCACGCGAGTTGGCGAAATCCGGTCAGACAAAAGCAGCAGCAACGCTTGGGAACCGGATTACGACTCCGATGAGGCAGTTGGGTCGCTTTGCGGAGCAGCGGGCGGTGCTGGAACCTCTCGCTAGTGAACCCAACCTCACGCTGATCGGCCAGATTGAATCGGCACGTCTACTCTCTAACCTCGCGATGATCCTGAAAGACATGGGGGAGCTGCGGGAGTCGCGGGAGCGGATGGAGCGTGCGATCGAGATCGACGAGCAGAACTTCGATCCGAACCACCCGACTCTGGCGACGAGGTATTCGAATTTCGCGACGATCCTCCAGGACATGGGGGAGCTGCGGGAAGCGCGGGAGCGGATGGAGCGTGCGATAGAGATCGACGAGCGGAGCCTCGATGCGAACCACCCGGACCTGGCGAGGATGTATTCAAACCTCGCGACGATCCTCCACGATATGGGGGAGCTGCGGGAGGCGCGGGAGCAGATGGAGCGTGCAATCGAGATCGAAGAGCGGAGCTTCGATCCGAACCACCCCAGCCTGGCGAGGAGCTATTCAAACCTCGCGATGATCCGGTTCAAAGAGGGTGACCGCGGTGTCGCGTGCGCCTTGCTCCGCCGTGCAGAGGAGATTCTGCGCGAATATTTTTCGGCAGATCACCCAAACTATCAGATTGTCCTTCGGAATATAGCTGTAGTCCGTGACTCCGCCGACTGAGTTTCGGAGCGAGTATACTGGACTTTTCACCCTTCTTCACTCTAACCGGACGACCATGGATGCGATTGCGCTGGCGACCGTGACGGCGGGGGCGACAGCCCTTGCCTCGGAATGTGGAAAAGGGCTGGCAGGTGAGGCTGGTAAAGACCTTTGGGCCCGCGTCAAAAGCGTGCTAAAGCTGAGTGACGAGCCGGCGCCCGAGCGCCTGGCACCGGCCATCGCCGAGCGTCTGCTTGCAAACGAACAGGCGGCCCGCGAAGTCCTTGCGCTGCTGAAGGAGAGCGGCGCGGGTTCGGGCGGGGCGGGGATGATCGTCGGGAACGTCGATGCCGAGCGGCTGATCGTGATCCACACGCAGCACATCGCCGGTGACTTCACGCTGAACATGTGAACTCGCGGCGCACGCTCCACCGGGATATCCCCCCGTCTGCGATACGCCTTTTTCCATCCGTTGCGGTGACGGCTCTTCGAGATGCGCTGTCGTTCCTGGCGCGGGTGAACGTGCTGCTCGCGCTCTGCCTCGCGCTTGGCACGGCGATGGTGGAAGTGACCGCGGGAATTCCGCTGGAGCCGGTCGCGCCGGCCATCACGTTCCTCACGTTCTTCGCGATCTACAGCATCGACCGGGCGGCGGACGTGGGGGCGGATGCTCGGACGCATCCCGCGCGGGCGGCGTTCGCGCGCAGGTACGCCACGTGGCTATACGCGTCCGCCGCGGTCGCGTACGTGGGAGCGCTGGCGCTCGCCGCGCGCGAGGGGGCGTGGACCGTCGCGGTGGCGTTGCTGCCGATCGTTGCGATGGCGCTCTACACGTTTCCCTTCCTGCCGCCGCGAATCGCCCGGCGGGTGGGATTCTCGCGGATCAAGGAGGTGCCCGTGTTTAAGAACCTGCACGTCGCCGCCACCATGACCGCCGTGCTGACGCTCCTCCCCGTCGCGGTCTTCGACGCTGCGGTGGAGTGGAGGCCGATCCTCGCGGCCGGCGCATTTCTGCTCGTCCGCCAGTGGATCAACGTGGTCGTGTTCGACGTGCGCGACATGGACGGCGACTGGGACAACGGCATCCGCACGCTGCCCGTCGTCCTCGGCCGCAGGCGGACGCTGCGGCTGCTGCACGCCGCGAACGCCGCCGCGGGTGTTTTCTGCA
This genomic interval carries:
- a CDS encoding tetratricopeptide repeat protein; the encoded protein is MAESGEARESAPQQISAERMVHIGQQNIEGGATIVLGGAAEPRIPVHKPPRNLPPRDERFAGREAELAELHGELNAASQVGITQQHAVHGHGGIGKTSTAIEYAWRHLDDYPGGVFYLACDSELPPAVSSLAPHLGLALSERSEEIAARVKQHLETGEPCLLVLDNVDGPEQWRNPPWNRYLPAGACRRLITTRAEHLADVKMYRLDRLDGDAGVALLAGFRPDAAGDADARRVVEWFDGLAVGLTVAGAYMQDNPDLSWKRYAHSLDEKGLDTVRRTEDAVAAQRTYERRVDSVFDDLVDSLPPAERRALEYAALLPEDEIYRDWLPAFLSADEQVEVPEPPGREGEGASRVVAKLIERRLLRELRDEGAVLGLHRVLRHRLYERLSKENGQAALVESICKLARSRGVASHGWVEDRRVRVELKPLAALSRELAKSGQTKAAATLGNRITTPMRQLGRFAEQRAVLEPLASEPNLTLIGQIESARLLSNLAMILKDMGELRESRERMERAIEIDEQNFDPNHPTLATRYSNFATILQDMGELREARERMERAIEIDERSLDANHPDLARMYSNLATILHDMGELREAREQMERAIEIEERSFDPNHPSLARSYSNLAMIRFKEGDRGVACALLRRAEEILREYFSADHPNYQIVLRNIAVVRDSAD
- a CDS encoding UbiA family prenyltransferase, with product MTALRDALSFLARVNVLLALCLALGTAMVEVTAGIPLEPVAPAITFLTFFAIYSIDRAADVGADARTHPARAAFARRYATWLYASAAVAYVGALALAAREGAWTVAVALLPIVAMALYTFPFLPPRIARRVGFSRIKEVPVFKNLHVAATMTAVLTLLPVAVFDAAVEWRPILAAGAFLLVRQWINVVVFDVRDMDGDWDNGIRTLPVVLGRRRTLRLLHAANAAAGVFCIAAPLLGWVPPAFAFLALGSVYAWLYLRRLSSPAADLHFLCDVIADGELFIPASLVLLASG